The Acidobacteriota bacterium genome window below encodes:
- a CDS encoding tetratricopeptide repeat protein produces MIKNPRLLSSVLLLAMTVATTPARPLSPQDKKQSEGDPPVEFVEDQVLDEARTVGKPRSREEFRAWEEIRETSDVRKQSRLAERFLKKFPDSGLTAWAHLAIANAAFSRNDVDRFIRHGEEALLELPDTVELLAPLANIYSESKRIDRASDYATRALGLLDQLEKPMGQNTADWIAMKQGWAADAHYAMGRSILEVWTKSPKKPVSDLEEAVEHLKQTLKMNPGHGYAAFRLGFAASRTHDYDTALLAYARAAVVEGPAANSAKGHVQRLHDGLKNVPNSRWASTNANEIIRDERKRLEAEMDAKEQEYSRLAAVYDAAAPKETAAPSLVE; encoded by the coding sequence ATGATAAAGAATCCACGATTGCTTTCCTCCGTTCTGTTGTTGGCCATGACGGTGGCCACGACTCCAGCCCGCCCGCTCTCGCCTCAGGACAAGAAACAATCCGAGGGTGACCCGCCGGTGGAGTTCGTAGAAGACCAGGTGCTGGACGAAGCCCGCACCGTGGGCAAGCCCCGGTCCCGAGAGGAATTCCGAGCGTGGGAGGAGATCAGAGAGACCAGCGACGTTCGCAAGCAGTCCCGGTTGGCAGAGAGATTCCTGAAGAAATTTCCCGACAGTGGATTGACCGCGTGGGCCCACCTTGCGATTGCCAACGCGGCTTTTTCGCGCAACGATGTCGATCGTTTCATTCGGCACGGAGAGGAGGCTCTGCTGGAGCTTCCCGACACGGTCGAGCTGCTGGCGCCATTGGCCAATATCTACTCCGAGAGCAAAAGGATCGACCGGGCAAGCGATTACGCCACCCGGGCCCTCGGCTTGTTGGATCAGTTGGAGAAACCGATGGGCCAGAACACGGCCGATTGGATCGCCATGAAGCAGGGTTGGGCGGCGGACGCACATTATGCAATGGGGCGTTCGATCCTCGAAGTGTGGACCAAGTCTCCCAAAAAGCCGGTTTCGGACCTTGAGGAGGCGGTGGAGCACCTGAAACAGACTCTGAAGATGAATCCCGGACACGGCTATGCCGCGTTCCGTCTCGGATTCGCCGCGTCCCGAACCCACGACTACGATACCGCCCTGTTGGCCTATGCCCGCGCGGCGGTGGTGGAAGGGCCGGCCGCCAACTCGGCCAAGGGGCATGTGCAGAGGCTCCACGACGGCCTGAAAAACGTTCCCAACTCGCGATGGGCTTCGACCAACGCCAACGAGATCATCCGGGACGAGAGAAAGCGGCTCGAGGCGGAGATGGACGCCAAGGAGCAGGAGTACTCCCGCCTGGCCGCGGTGTACGACGCAGCCGCGCCGAAGGAAACCGCCGCGCCGTCCCTGGTGGAGTGA
- a CDS encoding DUF1501 domain-containing protein produces MSSLREKILESRRDFLTSSASGLGGIALTTMLAEKGLLGQANAAGTLGQQMTSTHFPAKAKSCIFLFMAGAPSQIDLFDPKPKLTELNGQPMPESMLEKVRFAFIKKESAVLMGSNAKFPKHGESGIRISEYLPHIGGCADDIALIRSMHTEAFNHHPGQLMMNSGVPTFGRPSMGSWINYGLGSESEDLPGYVVLTAGRGTSGGASNWSSGFLPSSYEGVLFRNQGDPVLHLSNPEGLPHECQRRSLEALKQLNRQHYKQARDPEILSRIASYELAYRMQSATPELIDLSQESEKTLEMYGVNRKDPDGSRGRGFTNGVFGSYARNCLLARRLVERGVRFVNIYHASWDHHSSLDKQLPTNCGIVDQPVAALIQDLKQRGMLDETLVVWAAEFGRTPLAENNGGEEEINTGRDHHPFAFSVFMAGGGIQGGQVIGRTDDIGWGVEEEPVSINDFHATILHLFGIDHLRLTHRFQGRDFRLTDVGGEVVTKLLA; encoded by the coding sequence ATGAGTTCTTTGAGGGAAAAAATTCTGGAATCGCGTCGAGACTTCCTGACCAGCAGCGCCAGCGGTCTGGGCGGTATCGCGCTGACGACGATGCTGGCGGAGAAGGGACTCCTGGGGCAGGCGAATGCCGCCGGAACCCTGGGACAGCAGATGACGTCGACCCATTTCCCGGCCAAGGCCAAGAGCTGCATATTCCTATTCATGGCGGGCGCTCCCAGCCAGATCGACCTCTTCGATCCCAAGCCGAAACTGACGGAGCTGAACGGCCAACCCATGCCCGAGTCCATGCTGGAGAAGGTCCGGTTCGCCTTCATCAAAAAGGAGTCGGCGGTGCTGATGGGCAGCAATGCCAAGTTTCCCAAACATGGCGAATCGGGCATCAGGATCTCCGAATACCTGCCCCATATCGGCGGCTGCGCCGACGACATCGCCTTGATCCGGTCCATGCACACCGAGGCCTTCAACCATCATCCGGGACAGTTGATGATGAATTCGGGAGTGCCCACCTTCGGCCGTCCGTCGATGGGCTCCTGGATCAACTACGGGCTGGGCAGCGAGTCGGAGGACCTGCCGGGCTACGTCGTGCTCACGGCCGGCAGGGGGACCAGCGGCGGCGCCTCCAACTGGTCCAGCGGCTTCCTGCCTTCGAGCTACGAGGGGGTGCTCTTCCGAAACCAGGGAGACCCGGTGCTGCACCTGTCCAATCCTGAGGGCCTGCCGCACGAATGCCAGCGCCGGAGCCTGGAGGCGCTGAAACAGCTCAACCGGCAGCACTACAAGCAGGCCCGCGACCCCGAGATCCTGTCTCGAATCGCCTCCTATGAGCTGGCGTACCGGATGCAGTCAGCGACGCCGGAACTCATCGACCTCTCCCAGGAAAGCGAGAAGACCTTGGAGATGTACGGGGTCAACCGGAAGGATCCCGACGGCAGTCGGGGACGCGGCTTCACCAATGGGGTGTTCGGCAGCTACGCACGCAACTGCCTGTTGGCCCGCCGCCTGGTGGAACGGGGCGTACGATTCGTCAACATCTATCACGCCTCATGGGATCATCACAGCAGTCTGGACAAACAATTGCCCACCAACTGCGGGATCGTCGACCAGCCGGTGGCCGCGCTCATTCAGGACTTGAAGCAGCGCGGCATGCTGGACGAGACGCTGGTCGTCTGGGCCGCGGAATTCGGCCGGACCCCGTTGGCGGAGAACAACGGAGGAGAAGAGGAAATCAACACCGGCCGGGATCACCACCCCTTCGCCTTCAGCGTCTTCATGGCCGGCGGTGGCATCCAGGGAGGACAGGTCATCGGCAGGACGGACGACATCGGCTGGGGAGTCGAGGAGGAGCCCGTCTCCATCAATGACTTCCACGCCACGATCCTCCATCTCTTCGGCATCGACCACCTCCGGTTGACCCACCGCTTTCAGGGACGAGACTTCCGGCTGACCGACGTGGGCGGCGAGGTGGTGACCAAGCTTTTGGCTTGA
- a CDS encoding amidohydrolase family protein: MTLQQGWSRRRFLGTAFVAPAMHRSSFTTPAPPEKPGGKPALVIDNHGHVGALKPEDLVEGYNPQLDRTIFQVTESKLGLSPRQLIEVMDTHGVDMAVLHTLRVWANKYQARVLREFPNRFISVCKLDEQKAYKSEQIDKLHRYVGDWGFRGLYYDPPPGSDGHDSLATSKYDPLWKAVDSLKITVSFVTYTGSPSIGYGSNFESLWPILLRLLEKFPDLPVVIVHGIPPQPCLQPDNSVKLPEKAIRLVKEHNVILGILAGHLNYGPNDEVLKSLYDNFGPGKLAWGSEFVKKGLSSPAEYSRRFHYLQNNCPYMSQEDLSLILGRNVQRLYRLEPKAAGLQSPPRA, from the coding sequence ATGACACTTCAACAGGGATGGAGCCGCCGCAGGTTTCTCGGCACCGCTTTCGTCGCGCCGGCGATGCACCGGAGCTCATTCACGACACCGGCGCCTCCCGAAAAGCCGGGTGGAAAGCCTGCACTGGTCATCGACAACCATGGACACGTCGGGGCCCTGAAGCCCGAGGATCTCGTGGAGGGCTACAATCCACAATTGGACCGCACCATCTTCCAGGTCACCGAATCCAAACTCGGGCTGTCTCCCCGCCAACTGATTGAAGTGATGGATACCCACGGAGTGGACATGGCGGTGCTCCACACGCTCAGAGTGTGGGCCAACAAGTACCAGGCCCGGGTCCTGCGGGAGTTCCCCAACCGATTCATTTCCGTGTGCAAGCTCGACGAGCAGAAAGCGTACAAGAGTGAACAAATCGACAAGCTTCATCGCTACGTCGGAGATTGGGGTTTCCGGGGGTTGTACTACGATCCTCCACCCGGCTCCGATGGCCACGACAGCCTGGCCACATCCAAATACGATCCCTTGTGGAAGGCGGTGGACTCACTGAAGATTACCGTCTCCTTCGTGACTTACACCGGCAGTCCCTCCATCGGCTACGGATCGAATTTCGAGAGCCTGTGGCCCATTCTCCTGCGGCTGCTGGAGAAATTTCCCGACCTTCCGGTCGTGATCGTCCATGGCATCCCACCGCAGCCCTGCCTTCAACCGGACAACTCGGTCAAGCTCCCGGAAAAGGCCATCCGGCTGGTCAAGGAACACAACGTGATCCTTGGCATTCTGGCGGGACACCTGAACTATGGACCCAACGACGAAGTCCTCAAGAGCCTCTACGACAACTTCGGTCCAGGGAAATTGGCCTGGGGTTCGGAATTCGTCAAGAAGGGACTGAGCAGTCCAGCCGAGTACTCCCGGAGGTTCCACTACCTGCAAAACAACTGCCCCTACATGTCCCAGGAGGACCTGAGCCTCATCCTCGGACGGAACGTCCAGCGACTCTACCGCCTGGAGCCGAAGGCTGCCGGACTTCAGTCCCCGCCGCGAGCATGA
- a CDS encoding DUF1553 domain-containing protein: protein MSLQEPKFASGLGVSTTILPLVLAIVLSLSVASPQGEPLAPASSHALTLVSVEMFPEKVDLRGADPSQRFVVLGTFSDGLQRDVTSRSSFHVDNDEVAKIDGTSRIVGVSEGETRVRVEVEGHTAEAAIQVQDLVREKTYSFTRDVGSILTKHGCNSSDCHGGVKGQGGFKLSQNSLYPEDDYKWIMEGGTFHVLTDKSDEPKVPRIDLKEPEKSLLLMKPTMAMAHGGGPRFALDSPDYRTILGWIQAGAPFGDAADKESAGIDGVEVFPHKFVLEPGGTQQLVVMAHLSDGRSQDISDQVLYSSINPAVVSVGNDGTVKAVGKGETAIMIRAAGHAVSALAGVITDLIPDYPAVPEENYIDEYVFSKLRRFNIVPSGLSSDAEFLRRVCLDLAGTMPPPNRVREFLASEDPKKREKLIETLLDSPEYVDYWTYRFSQLFRVGRLVNGGTTEFNAAYWEWIRDSVIDGKPYDQMARERISAQGWDGPSRHFTRFATENDPTGPQQVMGEQIRLFMGRRLDCAQCHNHPFDSWSQDQFWGLTAFFGSLVQVGWSDETDMVIFDNPAGRDYAWGQPEEVAKVIHPRTKKEVKATLPDGAPLPADRQFDPRMALAEWITEHPHFAEATVNRIWSYFFGRGIVDPVDDFRSTNPPSHPDLLAAMADEFRSQGHDIKKLIRTIVRSRAYQLTSVPNETNRHDTTNYSHFQPRPLDAELFLDAISFVTGVTDEKYLDTTRGHEPVGTRAMNLKNWSIDHSSFMEVHGRYDRAGKPNKPGPTLLQALHSFAGRTYNEKLGREGGRLDRMIRSGHSNEEIVEELYLLAFTRFPSRDELDRLLRLLEESPSRKTTLEDLTWALISSREFAYNH, encoded by the coding sequence GTGAGTCTGCAAGAACCGAAATTCGCGAGCGGCCTCGGCGTATCCACAACGATCCTGCCGTTGGTGCTGGCCATCGTCCTGAGTCTGTCCGTTGCGTCTCCCCAGGGAGAGCCGTTGGCGCCGGCCAGCAGCCACGCCCTGACCCTGGTCTCCGTCGAAATGTTTCCCGAGAAGGTGGATCTGAGAGGAGCGGATCCTTCACAGCGGTTCGTGGTGCTCGGCACCTTCTCCGACGGGCTGCAGCGTGACGTGACCTCGCGCAGCAGTTTCCATGTGGACAACGACGAGGTCGCCAAAATCGACGGGACTTCCCGAATCGTCGGCGTCTCCGAGGGCGAGACGAGAGTCCGGGTGGAGGTCGAAGGCCACACGGCGGAAGCGGCCATCCAGGTTCAGGACCTGGTCCGGGAAAAGACCTACAGCTTCACCCGGGACGTGGGCTCGATTCTCACTAAGCACGGGTGCAACAGCAGCGACTGCCATGGCGGCGTCAAGGGGCAGGGCGGATTCAAGCTCTCGCAGAACTCCCTCTACCCCGAGGATGATTACAAGTGGATCATGGAGGGCGGCACCTTCCATGTCCTCACCGACAAATCGGACGAACCGAAGGTCCCCCGGATCGACCTGAAAGAACCGGAGAAGAGCCTGCTGCTGATGAAGCCGACCATGGCCATGGCACATGGAGGCGGACCCAGATTCGCTCTGGACTCTCCCGACTACCGGACCATTCTGGGTTGGATTCAAGCGGGGGCTCCTTTCGGCGATGCGGCCGACAAGGAATCCGCCGGAATCGACGGCGTGGAGGTGTTTCCCCACAAGTTCGTGCTGGAGCCGGGCGGGACCCAGCAACTGGTGGTAATGGCTCACCTTTCGGACGGGCGGAGCCAGGATATCAGCGACCAGGTGCTCTACTCCTCCATCAATCCCGCGGTCGTGAGCGTGGGCAACGACGGGACGGTGAAGGCGGTCGGCAAGGGAGAGACGGCGATCATGATCCGCGCGGCCGGCCACGCGGTCAGTGCGCTCGCCGGCGTGATCACGGACCTGATTCCAGACTACCCGGCCGTTCCCGAAGAGAACTACATCGACGAATACGTCTTCTCCAAGCTCCGGCGCTTCAACATCGTTCCTTCCGGTCTTTCGAGCGATGCCGAGTTTCTGAGACGAGTGTGCCTCGATCTGGCGGGCACGATGCCGCCGCCCAACCGCGTCCGCGAGTTCCTGGCTTCCGAGGACCCGAAAAAGCGGGAAAAACTGATCGAGACGCTGCTCGACTCCCCAGAATACGTCGACTACTGGACGTATCGATTCTCTCAACTGTTTCGAGTGGGACGCCTGGTGAACGGCGGCACGACCGAGTTCAACGCGGCGTATTGGGAATGGATCCGGGACAGCGTCATCGACGGAAAACCGTACGACCAGATGGCTCGGGAACGGATCTCCGCCCAGGGATGGGACGGGCCCTCCCGGCATTTCACCCGGTTCGCTACCGAGAACGATCCCACCGGTCCCCAACAGGTGATGGGGGAGCAGATCCGGCTCTTCATGGGCCGCCGGCTGGATTGCGCCCAGTGTCACAACCACCCCTTCGACAGTTGGAGCCAGGATCAGTTCTGGGGGCTGACGGCTTTCTTCGGCAGCCTGGTTCAAGTCGGATGGTCTGACGAGACCGACATGGTGATCTTCGACAACCCCGCCGGCCGGGACTATGCATGGGGCCAGCCTGAGGAAGTCGCCAAGGTCATTCATCCGCGCACCAAGAAAGAAGTGAAAGCGACCCTGCCCGACGGCGCTCCTCTACCCGCGGACAGGCAGTTCGACCCGCGGATGGCCCTGGCGGAATGGATCACCGAACATCCCCACTTCGCGGAAGCGACGGTGAACCGGATCTGGAGTTATTTCTTCGGGCGAGGGATCGTCGATCCGGTGGATGACTTCCGGTCCACCAATCCCCCCTCGCATCCGGACCTGCTCGCCGCCATGGCCGATGAATTCAGGAGCCAGGGGCACGATATCAAGAAGCTGATCCGGACCATCGTTCGCTCCCGGGCCTATCAGTTGACGTCGGTCCCCAACGAGACGAACCGGCACGACACCACGAATTACTCCCACTTCCAGCCCCGGCCGTTGGACGCCGAGCTGTTCCTGGACGCCATTTCCTTCGTGACGGGCGTGACCGACGAGAAGTACCTGGATACGACGAGAGGCCATGAGCCGGTGGGAACCCGGGCCATGAACCTGAAAAACTGGTCCATCGACCATAGCAGTTTCATGGAGGTCCATGGCCGCTACGACCGGGCCGGCAAGCCGAACAAGCCCGGACCCACGCTGTTGCAGGCCCTGCACTCTTTTGCGGGCCGGACCTACAACGAGAAACTGGGACGCGAGGGCGGAAGGCTGGACCGGATGATCCGGAGCGGCCACTCCAATGAAGAGATCGTGGAAGAACTTTATCTGTTAGCGTTTACCAGATTCCCGAGCCGGGACGAACTCGATCGCCTGTTGCGGTTGCTTGAGGAGAGCCCCTCCCGGAAGACGACTCTGGAGGATCTGACCTGGGCTTTGATCAGTTCCCGGGAGTTTGCGTATAACCATTGA
- a CDS encoding MBL fold metallo-hydrolase encodes MKLTDDVYLVGGGDTGFNISNRMDCHVFVIRGDGELALVDAGFDGPGKILRNIENDGLDPGEIRRIFVTHYHADHVGALAQLKRELGASVIAGKEAAPTIREGDAEQTGLAWAQDFGFYPADFHWEACDVEGEMADGDRFEVGGLELTSIATPGHCSGHYSLLLKGRDRTYLMAGDQVFWGGAVVLQNVRDSSIQDCAASMQKLLNYDFDALLPSHLAFSLERGKRHVEAGAKAFQQTGLPRNLFG; translated from the coding sequence ATGAAGCTGACGGATGACGTCTATCTGGTGGGCGGCGGCGACACCGGTTTCAACATCTCCAATCGAATGGACTGCCACGTGTTCGTGATCCGGGGGGACGGCGAACTGGCCCTGGTGGATGCCGGATTTGACGGGCCCGGGAAGATCCTCCGCAACATCGAGAACGACGGCCTGGATCCGGGGGAGATCCGCCGGATCTTCGTCACCCACTACCACGCCGACCATGTGGGGGCGCTGGCTCAACTGAAGCGCGAACTGGGCGCCTCCGTCATCGCCGGAAAAGAAGCCGCGCCGACGATCCGCGAGGGGGATGCGGAACAGACCGGTCTGGCCTGGGCACAGGACTTCGGCTTCTATCCGGCGGACTTCCACTGGGAGGCCTGTGACGTCGAGGGGGAAATGGCGGACGGGGACCGGTTCGAAGTGGGAGGTCTGGAACTCACGTCCATCGCCACTCCGGGTCACTGCAGCGGCCACTATTCCCTCCTGCTGAAGGGACGGGACCGGACCTATCTCATGGCAGGTGACCAGGTGTTCTGGGGCGGTGCGGTGGTTCTCCAGAACGTCCGTGACTCGAGCATTCAGGACTGCGCGGCCTCAATGCAAAAGCTGCTGAACTACGACTTCGACGCTCTGCTCCCGTCGCATCTGGCATTCTCCCTGGAGCGCGGAAAGCGCCACGTCGAAGCGGGAGCCAAGGCGTTCCAACAGACCGGTCTTCCCAGGAACCTCTTCGGGTGA
- a CDS encoding PSD1 and planctomycete cytochrome C domain-containing protein, which yields MLIYRRWYSGLVLFSLALVAVPGLGQNQSAEAPDFKRDIEPIFSQRCHHCHGPGQASGGLRLDLRESALKGGASGPAIVPGDSSASRLIQMVSGKGGMIMPLQGDPLSAVLIDRLRAWIDEGASWPAETDVAGADLQAGANGHWSFQEISAPAVPATRNPDRVRNPIDSFVLEALETRGLQPSSRASRETLVRRLHLDLLGLPPTPAEVEAFVNDPLPNAYERLVRQLLASPHYGERWARHWLDLARYADSDGFEKDGVRPHAWRYREWVIEAINRDLPYDRFVIEQMAGDLLPDAGIEQRVATGFHRNTLTNREGGVDKEQFRIEQIVDRTNTTASVFLGLTMACAQCHDHKYDPLSQQEYYELFAFLNEAEEKNLPATLEPEMAAYWRAKREWDLRQEMLMGKMEAERTPLEEELAPTLDDWEARNPYPLLGQWQVLDPVSFTTTDSKEAELVKQEDGSLLARGANPAHNNYKVEVRSSLAGITGFRIEALKDPTLPNSGPGRAAQGEFALSEVGIEASTGEEGKEPQELEIDSAVALQELDGFEVARAVDGEEVTGWSPGGLDGPNHNRQIVVILKEDAGSSSGITFHFKLEQRLGDHRTMGRFRLSATTAPRELLQSLVPIDVERVLALEPRDRSDEQTALLLDYAVDQQPRMREWHAALEGHHKAMPQVPETLAQTIAQNPEPPKTHIHVRGDFLRKGRQVMPGTPGVLPPMRWRGERPDRLDLARWIVGPSNPLTGRVEVNRIWEKLFGRGLVATSDDFGTRGEKPSHPELLDWLTREFVNLGWSRKDLIETIVLSSTYQQSSQVDPELLKTDPNNVWLSRQSRFRVESEVTRDLFLAVGGLLERRVGGRSIRPPLPEDVAKVGYSSGVKWPESQGTDKYRRGLYIHFQRTVPYPMLMTFDSPDSNTACIRRTRSNTPLQALTLLNDHVFVDCARSFARKITEVKSTDEDRLRYAFRRALAREPDPVEMSVLTKLLDDQEQVFAAGEGSAAKVAGPGFPGELSQEQAAAWTTVARTILNLDEFVTRE from the coding sequence ATGCTGATTTATCGACGGTGGTATTCAGGACTGGTTCTGTTCTCCCTGGCGCTCGTGGCAGTGCCCGGCCTGGGTCAGAATCAATCGGCCGAAGCACCGGATTTCAAGCGTGACATCGAGCCCATCTTCAGCCAGCGATGCCACCATTGCCACGGTCCCGGGCAGGCGTCCGGCGGTCTGCGCCTCGATCTCCGGGAATCGGCCCTCAAGGGTGGCGCCTCGGGTCCCGCCATCGTCCCGGGCGACAGCTCGGCGAGCCGATTGATCCAGATGGTTTCGGGGAAGGGCGGCATGATCATGCCGCTTCAAGGCGATCCGCTGAGCGCCGTCCTCATCGACCGCCTCCGCGCCTGGATCGACGAAGGCGCCTCTTGGCCGGCGGAGACTGACGTCGCCGGCGCCGACCTGCAGGCGGGCGCGAACGGCCATTGGTCGTTTCAGGAGATCAGTGCCCCCGCAGTCCCGGCGACGCGCAACCCGGACCGGGTTCGGAATCCCATCGACTCGTTCGTGCTGGAAGCCCTGGAAACACGGGGACTCCAGCCCTCGTCCCGGGCCTCCCGGGAAACCCTGGTTCGAAGACTGCACCTGGACCTGCTGGGACTCCCGCCCACCCCCGCCGAGGTGGAGGCGTTCGTAAACGACCCGCTCCCCAATGCCTATGAACGTCTGGTCCGCCAGCTCCTTGCCTCGCCCCATTACGGGGAACGCTGGGCCCGGCATTGGCTGGATCTGGCCCGCTATGCCGACAGCGACGGATTCGAGAAGGACGGCGTCCGCCCCCACGCGTGGCGCTACCGGGAGTGGGTGATCGAGGCCATCAACCGGGACCTTCCGTATGACCGGTTCGTCATCGAGCAGATGGCGGGAGACCTGCTGCCGGATGCCGGAATCGAACAGCGCGTGGCGACCGGGTTTCACCGAAACACGCTCACCAATCGCGAGGGGGGAGTCGACAAGGAGCAGTTTCGCATCGAGCAGATCGTGGACCGGACCAATACCACGGCCTCGGTCTTTCTGGGCCTGACCATGGCCTGCGCCCAGTGCCACGACCACAAGTACGACCCCCTTTCTCAGCAGGAGTATTACGAACTCTTCGCCTTTCTCAACGAAGCGGAGGAAAAGAACCTCCCGGCGACCCTGGAACCGGAGATGGCGGCCTATTGGCGAGCCAAGCGGGAATGGGACCTGAGGCAGGAGATGCTCATGGGGAAGATGGAGGCCGAGCGAACGCCTCTGGAGGAGGAGTTGGCCCCGACGCTGGACGATTGGGAGGCGCGTAATCCGTATCCTCTGCTGGGCCAGTGGCAGGTGCTCGATCCCGTCAGCTTCACCACCACCGACTCCAAGGAGGCCGAGCTGGTCAAGCAGGAGGACGGCAGCCTGTTGGCCCGGGGCGCCAATCCCGCCCACAACAACTACAAGGTCGAGGTGAGGAGCTCACTGGCCGGAATCACCGGGTTCCGGATCGAGGCGCTCAAGGACCCGACGCTTCCGAATTCGGGTCCGGGCCGGGCCGCCCAGGGAGAATTCGCGCTTTCGGAAGTGGGCATTGAAGCTTCAACGGGTGAAGAGGGCAAGGAACCCCAGGAGCTGGAGATCGATTCGGCGGTGGCATTGCAGGAGCTGGACGGGTTCGAGGTTGCTCGAGCCGTCGACGGGGAAGAGGTGACCGGTTGGTCGCCGGGCGGGCTCGACGGACCCAACCACAACCGTCAGATTGTCGTGATCCTCAAGGAGGACGCCGGTTCTTCATCCGGAATCACCTTCCATTTCAAGCTGGAGCAGCGCCTCGGCGACCACCGGACCATGGGCCGGTTCCGGCTTTCGGCGACGACGGCCCCGAGGGAGTTGCTGCAGTCCCTGGTCCCCATCGACGTGGAGCGGGTGCTGGCCCTGGAGCCGCGGGACCGGTCCGACGAGCAGACCGCCTTGCTGCTGGACTACGCCGTCGACCAGCAGCCGCGGATGCGGGAATGGCACGCCGCACTGGAAGGGCATCACAAGGCGATGCCTCAGGTCCCCGAGACGCTGGCCCAGACCATCGCCCAGAACCCGGAACCGCCCAAGACCCATATCCACGTCCGGGGCGATTTCCTGCGCAAGGGCCGGCAGGTGATGCCGGGAACTCCAGGCGTGCTGCCTCCCATGCGTTGGCGGGGAGAACGGCCGGATCGCCTCGACCTGGCCCGGTGGATCGTGGGCCCGTCCAATCCGCTCACGGGGCGCGTGGAGGTCAATCGAATCTGGGAAAAGCTCTTCGGACGGGGACTGGTGGCGACCAGCGACGATTTCGGGACCCGTGGAGAGAAGCCTTCCCACCCGGAACTTTTGGACTGGCTCACCCGCGAGTTCGTGAATCTGGGTTGGAGCCGCAAGGACCTGATCGAAACGATCGTTCTGTCATCGACCTATCAGCAGTCCTCTCAAGTAGATCCGGAACTCCTCAAGACCGATCCCAACAACGTGTGGTTGTCCCGGCAGAGCCGATTCCGCGTGGAGTCGGAAGTCACCCGGGATCTCTTCCTGGCCGTGGGAGGCCTGTTGGAACGCCGGGTGGGCGGCCGGAGCATTCGTCCGCCTCTGCCCGAAGACGTGGCGAAGGTGGGGTACAGTTCCGGCGTCAAATGGCCCGAGAGTCAGGGGACAGACAAGTACCGCCGCGGGCTCTACATCCATTTTCAGCGCACGGTTCCGTATCCCATGCTCATGACCTTCGACAGCCCGGACTCCAACACCGCCTGTATTCGCCGAACCCGGTCCAACACGCCGCTGCAGGCGCTGACGCTGCTCAACGATCACGTCTTCGTCGACTGCGCCCGGTCGTTCGCCAGGAAGATCACCGAGGTGAAGTCCACGGACGAGGACCGGCTCCGCTACGCGTTTCGGAGAGCGTTGGCGAGAGAGCCGGACCCGGTCGAGATGAGCGTTCTGACGAAGCTTTTGGACGACCAGGAACAGGTCTTCGCAGCGGGGGAAGGGTCGGCCGCCAAGGTCGCGGGGCCGGGATTCCCCGGCGAGCTGTCCCAGGAGCAGGCCGCCGCCTGGACGACGGTGGCGCGCACCATCCTCAACCTGGACGAGTTTGTCACTCGGGAGTAG
- a CDS encoding C39 family peptidase, whose translation MRRPAWALSILMLALSVLTVHAEEESPAKGFFLEVPYVRQAENYCGPAVLAMLLRYWKHPADHRELAGRFQPFPKKGLSGLELKELATAEGFQAYSFAGDTTEMLDHLRQGRPLITVIDPSILTTNNHYVVLVGWDESRREWIVHDPVKGPYQRRPAGEMARQRSRLENWTLLVIPETPS comes from the coding sequence TTGAGGCGTCCGGCCTGGGCCCTTTCCATTCTGATGCTGGCCCTATCGGTCCTCACCGTACACGCAGAAGAGGAATCGCCCGCCAAGGGATTCTTCCTGGAAGTCCCCTATGTCCGCCAGGCGGAGAACTACTGCGGTCCCGCCGTGCTCGCCATGCTCCTGCGCTATTGGAAACATCCGGCCGATCACCGTGAGTTGGCGGGACGTTTCCAACCCTTTCCGAAAAAGGGCCTGAGCGGTCTCGAACTGAAAGAGCTGGCTACTGCGGAGGGGTTCCAGGCCTACTCCTTCGCCGGCGACACGACCGAAATGCTCGATCACCTGCGGCAGGGACGGCCACTGATCACCGTGATCGACCCGTCCATCCTGACGACCAACAATCACTACGTGGTGCTGGTGGGCTGGGACGAATCCCGCCGGGAATGGATCGTGCACGATCCCGTAAAGGGACCCTATCAGCGGCGGCCGGCGGGAGAAATGGCGCGTCAGCGGTCGCGGCTGGAAAACTGGACGCTTCTGGTCATCCCCGAGACTCCATCCTGA